In one Tripterygium wilfordii isolate XIE 37 chromosome 22, ASM1340144v1, whole genome shotgun sequence genomic region, the following are encoded:
- the LOC119991723 gene encoding polyadenylate-binding protein 8-like: MAQVQQQGANAAANGGGGANQMVTTSLYVGDLDHNVTDSQLYDLFNQVGQVVSVRVCRDLTTRRSLGYGYVNYSNAHDAARAMEMLNFTPLNGNPIRVMYSHRDPSVRKSGAGNIFIKNLDKAIDHKALHDTFSAFGTILSCKVATDASGQSKGYGFVQFDNEESAPMAIEKLNGMLLNDKQVYVGPFLRKHERETTTDKIKFNNVFVKNLSESTTDEDLNKIFGEFGIITSAVVMRDGEGKSRCFGFVNFENADDASRAVEALNEKKFDDKEWYVGKAQKKSERESELKLRFDQSVKEDKFQGANLYIKNLDDSIGDDKLKELFSQFGSITSCKVMRDPNGISKGSGFVAFSTPEEASRAMLEMNAKMVVNKPLYVALAQRKEDRRARMQAQFSHMRPAMAASVAPRMPMFPAGSPGLGQQLFYGQAPPAMIPPQPGFGYQQQLVPGMRPGGAPMPNFFMPMVQQGQQGQRPGGRRTGVAQQSQQPVPLMQQQMLPRGRMYRYPPGRGLSDVPMPGVPGGMVSVPYDMGGMQLRDATPQPIPIGALASALANASPDQQRTMLGENLYPLVEQLEPDAAAKVTGMLLEMDQTEVLHLLESPEALKAKVAEAMDVLRNVAQHQQAGIAADQLSSLSLNDNLVS; this comes from the exons ATGGCGCAGGTACAGCAACAGGGTGCGAATGCCGCTGCGAACGGTGGTGGTGGGGCCAATCAGATGGTCACGACGTCCCTTTACGTTGGTGATCTGGATCACAACGTTACCGATTCGCAACTCTACGATCTGTTCAACCAGGTGGGCCAGGTTGTCTCGGTTAGGGTTTGCAGGGACTTGACCACCCGAAGGTCTCTGGGTTACGGTTATGTCAACTACAGCAACGCTCACGATG CTGCTAGAGCAATGGAGATGCTGAATTTCACCCCCCTCAATGGTAACCCAATAAGGGTCATGTATTCTCATCGTGACCCAAGTGTTCGCAAAAGTGGAGCTGGGAATATATTCATTAAG AACTTGGATAAGGCGATTGACCACAAAGCTCTACATGATACATTTTCTGCATTTGGAACCATCCTCTCCTGCAAGGTTGCTACAGATGCGTCTGGCCAGTCAAAAGGATATGGATTTGTCCAATTTGACAATGAGGAATCTGCGCCAATGGCAATTGAGAAGCTGAACGGCATGCTTTTGAATGATAAGCAAGTTTATGTGGGACCCTTCCTTCGCAAACATGAAAGAGAAACAACCACTGATAAGATAAAATTCAACAATGTCTTTGTGAAGAATCTCTCAGAATCTACAACTGATGAAGATTTGAATAAAATTTTTGGTGAATTTGGAATAATCACTAGTGCTGTGGTGATGAGAGATGGGGAAGGAAAATCTAGATGCTTTGGGTTTGTCAATTTTGAGAATGCAGATGATGCTTCCAGGGCTGTTGAGGCTCTTAATGAgaagaagtttgatgataagGAATGGTATGTTGGGAAAGCCCAGAAGAAGTCTGAAAGAGAAAGTGAATTAAAACTTAGATTTGACCAGAGTGTGAAGGAAGATAAATTTCAAGGAGCAAACTTGTATATTAAGAACTTAGATGATAGCATAGGTGATGATAAGCTGAAAGAATTGTTCTCTCAGTTTGGTTCCATAACGTCATGCAAG GTTATGCGAGATCCAAATGGGATTAGTAAAGGATCAGGGTTCGTGGCATTTTCTACTCCTGAAGAGGCATCTAGAGCT ATGTTGGAGATGAATGCCAAAATGGTTGTTAACAAACCTCTTTATGTTGCACTTGCTCAACGAAAGGAAGATAGAAGAGCGAGGATGCAG GCTCAGTTTTCTCACATGCGGCCTGCTATGGCGGCTTCAGTTGCTCCTCGTATGCCAATGTTCCCTGCTGGCAGTCCAGGTCTTGGACAGCAACTATTTTATGGGCAAGCCCCACCTGCTATGATACCTCCCCAG CCTGGATTTGGGTATCAGCAGCAGCTTGTTCCTGGTATGAGGCCTGGTGGGGCTCCTATGCCAAACTTTTTTATGCCAATGGTTCAACAGGGGCAGCAAGGGCAGCGTCCTGGTGGCAGACGAACTGGGGTTGCTCAGCAGTCCCAGCAGCCAGTCCCACTTATGCAGCAACAg ATGCTTCCCAGGGGTCGCATGTATCGTTACCCACCTGGGCGTGGGTTGTCTGATGTTCCCATGCCTGGCGTTCCTGGAGGCATGGTTTCTGTTCCATATGACATGGGTGGTATGCAGCTGCGTGATGCTACCCCTCAGCCAATTCCTATTGGGGCTTTGGCTAGTGCCCTTGCAAATGCCTCTCCAGATCAGCAAAGAACG ATGCTTGGTGAGAACCTTTACCCACTTGTGGAACAGCTGGAGCCTGATGCAGCAGCTAAGGTTACAGGCATGCTTCTTGAGATGGATCAGACTGAGGTTTTGCATTTGCTCGAGTCGCCAGAAGCTCTGAAGGCAAAGGTTGCTGAGGCAATGGACGTTTTAAGGAATGTTGCTCAGCACCAGCAGGCAGGCATTGCAGCTGATCAGTTGAGCTCCCTGTCATTAAATGACAACCTTGTTTCTTAA